One genomic window of Halolamina sediminis includes the following:
- a CDS encoding PAS domain-containing protein, producing MNEPRDRIDHVLLVMAAGRDRDRIRDRLDHGFGYEVTTATGSAALPAYDICLIGESCLEHCEDALRRRKGESDAYLPHVLLAGESGGEPPRTQVSEAAVDGSPVDEVIALPVEAGALVRRVENLLATRRASVALTERETQYRQLVELTAEAVLLVDEGEIAYANAAAVDLFDAARTELHGSRVTRFVSESEETALTALLDAVPAPGEGASEFVDVGLQTVDGRRIEGSVAGIRVSYRGSAVVQLLVRDRTEARRREDQLRLFGRAVEAAAHGITVADVRADDEPLIYANAGFTRITGYPLGEVLGRNCRFLQGENTDQSAVDRLRAAIDAGEPASEEILNYRRDGTPFWNRLELVPIRDDDGELTHYLGLQRDITEQIRNEQRLAVLDRILRHNVRNKTNVIRGYAETIVEGNADPGAAAERIVDAADELYTISEQVREFDAVVRNTEEAIDAVQLDAVVGEGVAALREEFPAADVQFRASGAVPVNAHPTLRAAIQNLLYQLGDSERPAAEIALVREGDDVRLDVYDRGDAIPREELELVSDRSETPLEHLQGLELWLLRWAVEQSGGEFTLGDADGDPLLRMRFPAADS from the coding sequence GTGAACGAGCCCCGGGATCGGATCGATCACGTGCTGCTGGTCATGGCGGCGGGCCGTGACCGGGATCGCATCAGGGATCGGCTCGACCACGGGTTCGGCTACGAGGTGACGACGGCGACGGGCTCGGCGGCGCTCCCGGCGTACGACATCTGTCTGATCGGCGAGAGCTGTCTCGAACACTGCGAGGACGCGCTCCGCCGGCGGAAGGGGGAGTCCGACGCCTACCTCCCACACGTCCTGTTGGCCGGCGAGAGCGGCGGGGAGCCGCCGCGCACGCAGGTATCCGAGGCCGCAGTCGACGGTTCGCCCGTCGACGAAGTGATCGCGCTACCCGTCGAGGCGGGGGCGCTCGTCCGGCGGGTCGAGAACCTCCTCGCCACCCGTCGGGCGTCGGTCGCGCTGACCGAACGCGAGACTCAGTACCGCCAACTGGTCGAGCTCACCGCCGAGGCGGTGCTGCTGGTCGACGAGGGTGAGATCGCCTACGCCAACGCCGCAGCGGTCGACCTGTTCGACGCGGCGCGCACCGAACTGCACGGGTCGCGGGTCACGCGGTTCGTGAGTGAGAGCGAAGAGACGGCACTCACGGCGCTGCTGGACGCCGTCCCCGCCCCGGGGGAAGGCGCCTCGGAGTTCGTCGACGTGGGGCTCCAAACCGTCGACGGGCGGCGGATCGAGGGCTCGGTCGCCGGCATCCGGGTCAGCTATCGCGGCTCGGCGGTGGTCCAACTGCTCGTCCGGGACCGGACCGAGGCCAGGCGGCGCGAGGATCAGCTCCGACTGTTCGGCCGCGCGGTGGAGGCGGCCGCCCACGGGATCACCGTGGCCGACGTGCGGGCCGACGACGAGCCGCTGATCTACGCCAACGCCGGCTTCACCCGGATCACCGGCTACCCGCTGGGGGAGGTGCTCGGGCGCAACTGCCGGTTCCTGCAGGGGGAGAACACCGACCAGTCGGCCGTCGACCGGCTCCGGGCCGCGATCGACGCCGGCGAGCCCGCCTCGGAGGAGATACTCAACTATCGCCGGGACGGCACGCCGTTCTGGAACCGGTTGGAGCTCGTCCCCATCCGGGACGACGACGGCGAGCTCACCCACTACCTCGGCCTCCAGCGTGACATCACCGAGCAGATTCGGAACGAACAGCGGCTCGCAGTGCTCGACCGTATCCTGCGACACAACGTCCGGAACAAAACCAACGTCATCCGGGGGTACGCCGAGACGATCGTCGAGGGGAACGCCGACCCCGGGGCCGCGGCCGAGCGCATCGTCGACGCCGCCGACGAGCTGTACACGATCAGCGAACAGGTCCGGGAGTTCGACGCGGTCGTCCGGAACACCGAGGAGGCGATCGACGCCGTGCAGTTGGACGCGGTCGTCGGCGAGGGGGTGGCGGCGTTGCGCGAGGAGTTCCCCGCCGCCGACGTCCAGTTCCGCGCCTCGGGGGCGGTGCCGGTCAACGCCCACCCCACGCTCCGCGCGGCGATCCAGAACCTCCTCTACCAGCTCGGCGACAGCGAGCGGCCGGCGGCGGAGATCGCACTCGTCCGGGAGGGCGACGACGTCCGGCTCGACGTGTACGATCGCGGGGACGCGATCCCGCGCGAGGAGCTCGAACTGGTGTCGGACCGCTCGGAGACGCCGCTGGAGCACTTACAGGGGCTCGAGCTCTGGCTGCTGCGCTGGGCCGTCGAACAGTCCGGCGGCGAGTTCACGCTCGGCGACGCCGACGGCGACCCGCTGCTGCGGATGCGGTTCCCCGCGGCCGACAGCTGA
- the pyrB gene encoding aspartate carbamoyltransferase: protein MRQDHLVAAGQLSRADVERLLDRAAEFDAALDAGGDLPASYPEKLLALCFYEPSTRTKMSFEAAMKRLGGDVVDMGGVDASSVKKGESLADTVRVIEGYADGLVLRHPREGAAKMAAEFVDAPVINAGDGAGHHPSQTLLDLYTIREAAGLDDLTIGIVGDLKYGRTVHSLATALTEFDARMHFVSPESLRLPRSVRFDLHEAGAQVREHTELEEVLPELDVLYVTRIQRERFPDEDEYQKVAGEYRVDGETLDAARDDLTVMHPLPRVDEIAPEIDDTEHADYFEQAHNGVPVRMALLDFLFQNHE from the coding sequence ATGCGTCAGGACCACCTCGTCGCCGCGGGACAGCTCTCCCGAGCGGACGTCGAGCGGCTGCTCGACCGCGCGGCCGAGTTCGACGCCGCGCTCGACGCCGGCGGCGACCTCCCCGCCAGCTACCCGGAGAAGCTGCTCGCACTGTGTTTCTACGAGCCGAGTACGCGCACGAAGATGTCGTTCGAGGCCGCGATGAAGCGCCTCGGCGGCGACGTCGTCGACATGGGCGGCGTCGACGCCTCCTCGGTGAAGAAAGGCGAGAGCCTCGCGGACACGGTCAGGGTCATCGAGGGGTACGCCGACGGCCTCGTGCTCCGACACCCCCGCGAGGGCGCCGCGAAGATGGCCGCGGAGTTCGTCGACGCGCCGGTGATCAACGCCGGCGACGGCGCCGGCCACCACCCCAGTCAGACCCTACTCGACCTGTACACGATCCGGGAGGCCGCGGGGCTGGACGACCTCACGATCGGCATCGTCGGCGACCTGAAGTACGGCCGGACGGTCCACTCGCTCGCGACGGCGCTGACCGAGTTCGACGCGCGGATGCATTTCGTCAGCCCGGAGTCGCTGCGCCTCCCGCGGTCGGTCCGGTTCGACCTCCACGAGGCCGGCGCGCAGGTTCGCGAACACACGGAACTCGAGGAGGTGCTGCCCGAACTCGACGTGCTGTACGTCACCCGGATCCAGCGCGAGCGCTTCCCCGACGAGGACGAGTACCAGAAAGTCGCCGGGGAGTACCGCGTCGACGGCGAGACGCTCGACGCCGCCCGGGACGATCTGACGGTGATGCATCCGCTGCCCCGCGTCGACGAGATCGCCCCCGAGATCGACGACACCGAGCACGCCGACTACTTCGAGCAAGCCCACAACGGCGTTCCCGTGCGGATGGCGCTGCTCGACTTCCTGTTCCAGAACCATGAGTGA
- the pyrI gene encoding aspartate carbamoyltransferase regulatory subunit, whose product MSDHELRVSKIRDGTVLDHLPGGSALNVLAMLGIDGSEGTGVSVAMNVPSDRLGTKDVVKVEERELSQAEVDVLSLIAPRATVNIVREYEVREKKQAERPDTVVGVLACPNSSCITNADEPVESRFDVLDDGVRCGYCEEIIREGIADHLNVG is encoded by the coding sequence ATGAGTGACCACGAACTCCGCGTCTCGAAGATCCGCGACGGCACCGTGCTCGACCACCTCCCCGGCGGCAGCGCGCTGAACGTACTCGCGATGCTGGGGATCGACGGCAGCGAGGGCACCGGCGTCAGCGTCGCGATGAACGTCCCCTCCGACCGCCTCGGCACGAAGGACGTGGTGAAAGTCGAGGAGCGCGAGCTCTCACAGGCCGAGGTGGACGTCCTCTCGCTGATCGCGCCGCGGGCGACGGTGAACATCGTCCGGGAGTACGAGGTCCGGGAGAAGAAGCAGGCCGAACGCCCCGACACCGTCGTCGGCGTGTTAGCCTGCCCGAACAGCAGCTGCATCACCAACGCCGACGAGCCCGTCGAGAGCCGCTTCGACGTGCTCGACGACGGCGTGCGGTGTGGCTACTGTGAGGAGATCATCCGCGAGGGGATCGCGGACCACCTGAACGTCGGGTGA
- a CDS encoding DUF7546 family protein has product MSVLDRVGADVLPEPRTVLLWTAVLYVEVMALTGYWLFGATVSVSQPRFALYGLLWINVSIWVFRRTDAPDASASAVRRGSLLALGYLAVLAYTGGVVAPGIPDTFNYVPGFSVLWLPPGWGPAVTFKSEFVRLILMPAKVIGYLALTYLVYVTVLDVAGSAVSGLLGLFSCISCSWPILASVGTAALGGGSFVAAATTTYAYDVSTAVFLVTVALLSWRPSLGSLR; this is encoded by the coding sequence ATGTCCGTCCTCGACCGCGTGGGCGCCGACGTTCTCCCGGAACCGCGGACGGTCCTACTCTGGACGGCCGTGCTGTACGTCGAGGTGATGGCGCTGACCGGCTACTGGCTGTTCGGCGCCACTGTCTCGGTCAGCCAGCCGCGGTTCGCGCTGTACGGCCTGCTCTGGATCAACGTCTCGATCTGGGTGTTCCGCCGGACCGACGCGCCCGACGCGAGCGCGTCGGCGGTCCGCCGCGGGAGCCTACTCGCGCTCGGCTACCTCGCGGTGCTCGCGTACACGGGCGGCGTCGTCGCCCCTGGCATCCCCGATACGTTCAACTACGTCCCGGGGTTCTCGGTGCTCTGGCTCCCGCCGGGCTGGGGGCCGGCAGTCACGTTCAAAAGCGAGTTCGTCCGGCTGATCCTGATGCCGGCCAAGGTGATCGGCTATCTCGCGCTGACCTACCTCGTCTACGTCACGGTGCTCGACGTGGCCGGGTCGGCGGTGTCGGGACTGCTCGGGCTGTTCTCCTGTATCTCCTGCTCGTGGCCGATCCTCGCGTCGGTGGGGACGGCGGCGCTGGGGGGTGGCTCGTTCGTCGCGGCGGCGACGACGACGTACGCCTACGACGTGTCCACGGCCGTCTTTCTGGTGACGGTGGCGCTGCTGTCGTGGCGGCCGTCGTTGGGATCGCTGCGGTGA
- a CDS encoding heme o synthase: MGVYLLVAVGATTAVTDAAAACRGWPACGGGFALPTSADGWFALGHRIGALGAGLLLVGATALAFRRDESRRVKAALLFALALFPIQSGVGAVIATTAVAPTAAVSAIHLAVGAVIFGGVLAALAWTLEAATGDPDDEPEDPLDDELPPVEDTPSPALPEPGWPRTKAKLAAYARLTKPRLMWLLCLVAAAAMALAGGENFTVPVVAKTMVGGALAIGASGTFNHVLERDVDRKMQRTSDRPLAVDLVPVRNAVAFGLTLGAISVGLFASINVLAAVLGLIAIAFYSVVYTLILKPNTVQNTVIGGAAGALPALIGWAAVTGEIGWGGVGLAAIVFLWTPAHFYNLALAYKDDYEAGGFPMMPVVRGETTTRRHILWYLGATLAATAALALLPRLDWLFVALGIALAGVFLWAVVRLHFERTEAAAFRAFHASNAYLGGVLLAVVLDTLAL; this comes from the coding sequence ATGGGGGTGTACCTCCTCGTCGCCGTCGGCGCGACGACGGCGGTGACCGACGCCGCGGCCGCGTGTCGCGGGTGGCCCGCCTGCGGCGGCGGCTTCGCACTCCCGACCTCCGCCGACGGCTGGTTCGCCCTCGGCCACCGGATCGGCGCCCTCGGCGCCGGCCTCCTGCTCGTCGGCGCCACCGCACTCGCGTTCCGCCGCGACGAGTCCCGGCGCGTGAAGGCCGCCCTCCTGTTCGCGCTCGCACTGTTCCCGATCCAGTCCGGCGTCGGCGCCGTCATCGCGACGACGGCCGTGGCGCCGACCGCGGCCGTCTCGGCGATCCACCTCGCCGTCGGCGCCGTCATCTTCGGCGGCGTGCTCGCGGCGCTGGCGTGGACGCTCGAAGCCGCCACCGGTGACCCCGACGACGAGCCCGAGGACCCCCTCGACGACGAGCTTCCGCCCGTCGAGGACACTCCCTCGCCGGCGCTCCCCGAACCGGGCTGGCCCCGGACGAAGGCAAAGCTCGCGGCGTACGCCCGGTTGACCAAGCCCCGACTGATGTGGCTGCTCTGTCTGGTGGCGGCGGCGGCGATGGCGCTGGCCGGCGGCGAGAACTTCACGGTCCCCGTCGTCGCGAAGACGATGGTCGGCGGCGCGCTCGCGATCGGTGCCTCCGGGACGTTCAACCACGTCCTCGAACGCGACGTCGACCGGAAGATGCAGCGCACCAGCGACCGCCCGCTCGCGGTCGACCTCGTGCCGGTCCGCAACGCCGTCGCGTTCGGTCTCACACTCGGCGCGATCTCCGTCGGCCTGTTCGCCTCGATCAACGTCCTCGCGGCGGTGCTGGGGCTGATCGCGATCGCGTTCTACAGCGTCGTCTACACGCTGATCCTCAAGCCCAACACCGTCCAGAACACCGTCATCGGCGGCGCCGCCGGCGCGCTCCCCGCGCTGATCGGTTGGGCCGCGGTGACCGGCGAGATCGGCTGGGGCGGCGTCGGGCTGGCGGCGATCGTGTTCCTCTGGACGCCCGCCCACTTCTACAACCTCGCGCTCGCCTACAAGGACGACTACGAGGCGGGCGGCTTCCCGATGATGCCCGTCGTTCGTGGCGAGACGACCACGCGCCGACACATACTCTGGTACCTGGGTGCGACGCTCGCGGCGACGGCCGCGCTGGCGCTGCTCCCGCGGCTTGACTGGCTGTTCGTGGCCCTGGGAATCGCACTCGCCGGCGTGTTCCTCTGGGCGGTCGTCCGCCTCCACTTCGAGCGGACCGAGGCGGCGGCGTTCCGCGCGTTCCACGCCTCGAACGCCTACCTCGGCGGCGTGCTGCTCGCCGTCGTGCTCGACACGCTCGCGCTGTGA
- a CDS encoding adenylyltransferase/cytidyltransferase family protein — translation MSGDDHDSERAVAQGTFDLLHPGHVHYLREAAEHADELHVIVARSSNVSHKEDPVLPARQRRDVVGAIDAVDEAHLGHESDIFVPIERIGPDVIVLGYDQHHDEDAVAAALDDRGIDCDVARAGPRDPKYDGELLSTGRIVDRILERRG, via the coding sequence ATGAGCGGGGACGATCACGACAGCGAACGCGCAGTCGCACAGGGAACCTTCGACCTGCTCCACCCGGGCCACGTCCACTATCTCCGCGAGGCCGCCGAACACGCCGACGAACTCCACGTCATCGTCGCCCGAAGCTCGAACGTCTCTCACAAGGAAGATCCCGTGCTGCCCGCCCGCCAGCGCCGGGACGTGGTCGGCGCGATCGACGCTGTGGACGAGGCACACCTCGGCCACGAATCGGACATATTCGTCCCCATCGAGCGTATCGGCCCGGATGTGATCGTACTGGGCTACGACCAGCACCACGACGAGGACGCGGTGGCGGCCGCGCTGGACGACCGCGGGATCGACTGCGACGTCGCTCGCGCGGGGCCGCGCGATCCGAAGTACGACGGAGAACTCCTCTCGACCGGCCGGATCGTCGACCGGATTCTGGAGCGACGCGGGTAG
- a CDS encoding Mov34/MPN/PAD-1 family protein, which yields MGLFRSGDVVGIADDALTFALEASRETHPDEYMGLLRGEPADEFGIDHEGLLVTDVLIIPGTESNPISATVKTSMVPNDFSSVGSIHSHPNGVLQPSQADLATFSKGQVHVIVGHPYGREDWVALDREGKHRSLPVYDVELDDPEEFFDFTQEDIDAELGLDGGEP from the coding sequence ATGGGACTGTTCCGGTCGGGTGATGTAGTCGGCATCGCCGACGACGCCCTCACGTTCGCGCTCGAAGCGTCCCGCGAGACCCACCCCGACGAGTACATGGGGCTCCTGCGTGGGGAGCCCGCCGATGAGTTCGGGATCGACCACGAGGGGCTGCTCGTGACGGACGTCCTGATCATCCCCGGCACCGAGTCCAACCCGATCAGCGCGACGGTCAAGACCAGCATGGTTCCAAACGACTTCTCCTCCGTCGGCTCGATCCACTCCCACCCCAACGGTGTCCTCCAACCCTCGCAGGCCGATCTCGCGACGTTCAGCAAGGGGCAGGTCCACGTCATCGTCGGCCACCCCTACGGCCGCGAGGACTGGGTCGCACTCGACCGCGAAGGGAAGCACCGCAGCCTCCCGGTGTACGACGTCGAACTCGACGATCCCGAGGAGTTCTTCGACTTCACGCAGGAAGACATCGACGCCGAACTCGGCCTCGACGGGGGGGAGCCATGA
- a CDS encoding DHH family phosphoesterase, whose product MTEHSAGEDAGIPEGGSPSARRDVPDDATVVYDLDDDCTMDDVAEGARYLVTVNGVVDYGVFVDVSENVSGLVHESGLDGEYEEGDELVVRLTEIRENGDIAFEEVDPAENRVVAVEYEPEITAVDELHRGDAVTVEGELTQIKQTGGPTIFHVGDESGIVAAAAFEEAGVRAYPEAEIGDVVRVSGEVGLHDGVRQLEVDDIAVLEAETEEAARERLDEARAEHAAPESVEPLIEWDAFEKLRPDLEELARLLRRTVLEGRPIRVRHHADGDGMCAAIPVQRALESFIESVHADPDAGRHLLKRLPAKAPFYEMEDVTRDLNFALEGRARHGQQLPFLLMLDNGSTEEDTPAYRNLAHYDMPIAVVDHHHPDPEAVNPLLDAHVNPYLYDEDYSITTGMMCVELARMIDPQITEELRHVPAVAGVSDRSRADAMSDYVELAEAEGYDRDDLDDVGEALDYAAHFLRYSSGHSVVNDVLNVGCDDRDRHEELVEFLADRAERDVAEQLDAVGDHVEHETLESDAHLYRIDLDQWAHRFTYPAPGKTTGELHDTKVEETGDPVITIGYGPDFAVLRSDGVRLDIPEMVEELNEELPGAGVSGGGHLVVGSIKFVKGRREQVIDALVEKMADAEIDEALSSTAAALDD is encoded by the coding sequence ATGACTGAGCACTCTGCCGGCGAGGACGCCGGCATCCCCGAGGGCGGTTCGCCCTCGGCCCGTCGGGATGTTCCCGACGACGCGACTGTGGTTTACGATCTCGACGACGACTGCACGATGGACGACGTGGCGGAGGGCGCACGCTACCTCGTGACTGTCAACGGCGTCGTCGACTACGGCGTCTTCGTCGACGTCTCCGAGAACGTCTCGGGGCTGGTCCACGAGTCCGGCCTCGACGGCGAGTACGAGGAGGGCGACGAGCTGGTCGTCCGCCTGACGGAGATCCGGGAGAACGGCGACATCGCGTTCGAAGAGGTCGACCCCGCCGAGAACCGGGTCGTCGCCGTCGAGTACGAGCCCGAGATCACGGCCGTCGACGAACTCCACCGCGGCGACGCGGTCACCGTCGAGGGCGAGCTGACTCAGATCAAACAGACCGGCGGCCCGACGATTTTCCACGTCGGCGACGAGTCGGGGATCGTCGCCGCCGCCGCGTTCGAGGAAGCCGGCGTGCGCGCCTACCCCGAGGCCGAGATCGGCGACGTCGTCCGCGTGAGCGGCGAGGTCGGCCTCCACGACGGCGTCCGCCAGCTCGAAGTCGACGACATCGCCGTGTTGGAGGCCGAAACGGAAGAGGCCGCCCGCGAGCGCCTCGACGAGGCCCGCGCCGAGCACGCCGCCCCCGAGTCGGTCGAGCCGCTGATCGAGTGGGACGCCTTCGAGAAGCTCCGACCCGACCTCGAGGAGCTCGCGCGCCTGCTCCGCCGAACGGTGCTCGAAGGGCGCCCGATCCGGGTTCGCCACCACGCCGACGGCGACGGGATGTGCGCCGCTATCCCCGTCCAGCGCGCGCTGGAGAGCTTCATCGAATCGGTCCACGCCGACCCCGACGCCGGTCGTCACCTGCTCAAGCGCCTCCCCGCGAAGGCGCCGTTCTACGAGATGGAGGACGTGACTCGCGACCTCAACTTCGCGCTGGAGGGGCGGGCCCGCCACGGCCAGCAGCTCCCGTTCCTGCTGATGCTCGACAACGGGAGCACCGAGGAGGACACGCCCGCCTACCGCAACCTCGCCCACTACGACATGCCCATCGCGGTGGTCGACCACCACCACCCCGACCCGGAGGCGGTGAACCCGCTGCTCGACGCCCACGTCAACCCCTACCTGTACGACGAGGACTACAGCATCACCACGGGGATGATGTGCGTCGAGCTCGCCCGCATGATCGACCCACAGATCACGGAGGAGCTCCGCCACGTGCCGGCGGTCGCAGGCGTCTCGGACCGCTCGCGGGCCGACGCGATGAGCGACTACGTCGAGCTCGCCGAGGCCGAGGGGTACGATCGCGACGACCTCGACGACGTGGGCGAGGCGCTGGACTACGCCGCCCACTTCCTGCGCTACTCCAGCGGCCACTCCGTCGTCAACGACGTGCTCAACGTCGGCTGCGACGACCGCGACCGCCACGAGGAGCTAGTCGAGTTCCTCGCCGACCGCGCCGAGCGCGACGTGGCCGAACAACTCGACGCCGTCGGGGATCACGTCGAACACGAGACGCTCGAAAGTGATGCCCACCTCTACCGAATCGACCTCGACCAGTGGGCCCACCGCTTCACCTACCCCGCACCGGGGAAGACCACCGGCGAGCTCCATGACACGAAAGTCGAGGAGACGGGCGACCCGGTGATCACGATCGGCTACGGGCCGGACTTCGCCGTGCTCCGGAGCGACGGCGTGCGGCTCGACATCCCCGAGATGGTCGAGGAGCTCAACGAGGAGCTGCCCGGCGCCGGCGTCTCCGGCGGCGGCCACCTCGTCGTCGGCTCGATCAAGTTCGTGAAGGGCCGCCGCGAGCAGGTGATCGACGCGCTGGTCGAGAAGATGGCCGACGCCGAGATCGACGAGGCGCTCTCCTCGACCGCCGCCGCGCTGGACGATTAG
- a CDS encoding phospholipase D-like domain-containing protein codes for MARQDCEPERSFPSALVVRLLIVSLLLVSLAAGSGHVAIAGNADAVKQGESDDAAILELYPDPVRNGDSGEYVLVRLPEAGNWTLSDGESTIPLRNRSGRILVTPEPGIVGDGAGDDATVVEGSFSLANTGETVLLRRNGEPVHRVRYAETSEGERYLPAVDEWRPRGLDPRPPIATGPANATAFLLPDSPEIPIETLRRADDRILLAGYSFTSERVTEALLAAESRGVDVRVLVEAEPVNGAAARQARLLDRLAAAGVEVRVVGVGANRFAFHHPKYAVADGRALVLSENWKPSGVGGASSRGWGVRVENGSTADALAALFRNDSDAPDTRTWAAFRENRRFESIPAANGSYPTQFPAEQVTARNVTVLTAPGNAESALISAIDAAESRVDVLQPSLGRQDNALVRATLRAAQRGVEVRILLSGAWYSAEENEALVAWLNDWADRNDAPLTARISEPDGRYEKIHAKGLLVDDDLAVVGSLNWNENSATRNREVALALRGPEPVAFYRESFAADWRGGSEAGRTWLFAAGAVAAVLVAALVATRSLNFASVEKWEE; via the coding sequence GTGGCGCGACAGGACTGCGAACCGGAGCGCTCGTTCCCGAGCGCCCTCGTCGTTCGCCTGCTCATCGTGAGCCTGTTGCTCGTCTCGCTGGCAGCCGGCAGCGGGCACGTAGCCATCGCAGGGAACGCAGATGCAGTCAAGCAGGGCGAGTCCGACGACGCTGCGATCCTGGAACTCTACCCGGATCCCGTACGAAACGGCGACAGCGGGGAGTACGTGCTGGTCCGACTCCCCGAGGCCGGCAACTGGACGCTCTCCGACGGCGAGTCGACGATTCCTCTGCGGAACCGGTCGGGCAGGATTCTGGTCACGCCCGAGCCCGGTATCGTCGGTGACGGGGCGGGCGACGACGCGACGGTCGTGGAGGGTTCCTTCTCACTCGCGAACACCGGCGAGACGGTCCTGCTCCGCCGAAACGGCGAGCCGGTCCACCGCGTTCGCTACGCCGAGACGAGCGAGGGCGAGCGCTACCTCCCGGCGGTCGACGAGTGGCGCCCGCGCGGGCTCGACCCCCGGCCGCCGATCGCGACCGGGCCGGCCAACGCGACCGCGTTCCTGCTGCCCGACTCGCCTGAGATACCGATCGAGACGCTCCGGCGCGCCGACGACCGCATCCTGCTCGCCGGATACAGCTTCACCTCCGAGCGCGTCACCGAGGCGCTGCTCGCCGCCGAATCCCGCGGCGTCGACGTGCGCGTGCTGGTCGAGGCCGAACCAGTCAACGGCGCCGCCGCACGGCAGGCCCGACTCCTCGACCGGCTCGCCGCTGCGGGCGTCGAGGTCCGCGTCGTCGGCGTCGGGGCGAACCGGTTCGCGTTCCACCACCCGAAGTACGCCGTCGCGGACGGCCGCGCGCTCGTGCTCTCGGAGAACTGGAAACCCTCCGGGGTGGGTGGCGCGTCGAGTCGCGGCTGGGGCGTCCGCGTCGAGAACGGCAGCACGGCAGACGCGCTCGCAGCGCTGTTCCGGAACGACAGCGACGCGCCGGACACCCGGACGTGGGCAGCGTTCCGCGAGAACCGGCGGTTCGAGTCGATCCCGGCGGCGAACGGGAGCTACCCGACCCAGTTCCCCGCCGAGCAGGTCACTGCGAGGAACGTCACGGTCCTGACAGCGCCCGGCAACGCGGAGTCGGCGTTGATCTCGGCGATCGACGCCGCCGAGTCGCGCGTCGACGTGCTCCAACCGAGCCTCGGCCGGCAGGACAACGCGCTCGTCCGGGCGACGCTGCGGGCCGCCCAGCGTGGCGTCGAGGTCCGGATTCTGCTCTCGGGGGCGTGGTACTCGGCCGAGGAGAACGAGGCGCTGGTCGCGTGGCTGAACGACTGGGCCGACCGCAACGACGCTCCCCTGACGGCACGGATCTCCGAGCCCGACGGCCGCTACGAGAAGATCCACGCGAAGGGGCTGCTGGTCGACGACGACCTCGCGGTCGTGGGGTCGCTCAACTGGAACGAGAACAGCGCGACCCGGAATCGCGAGGTGGCGCTCGCGCTCCGTGGCCCGGAACCGGTCGCGTTCTACCGCGAGAGCTTCGCGGCGGACTGGCGGGGCGGCAGCGAGGCAGGCAGGACCTGGCTGTTCGCTGCCGGCGCCGTCGCCGCGGTGTTGGTCGCAGCGCTGGTCGCAACGCGGTCGCTGAACTTCGCGTCGGTGGAGAAGTGGGAGGAGTGA
- a CDS encoding DUF7111 family protein produces the protein MSDSDGETELTAGGVRAIYVEEAGERRLDFVHEGRTASIAQNIDGYAMLKVRNGPEGDELERYYGFDMALDHAAELLGVAVDDLPVPDPAEDMGM, from the coding sequence ATGAGCGACTCCGACGGCGAAACCGAACTGACGGCCGGCGGCGTGAGAGCCATCTACGTCGAGGAGGCGGGCGAACGCCGACTCGACTTCGTTCACGAGGGCCGAACCGCCTCGATCGCCCAGAACATCGACGGCTACGCGATGTTGAAGGTCCGAAACGGCCCCGAAGGCGACGAGCTCGAACGCTACTACGGGTTCGACATGGCGCTGGACCACGCCGCCGAACTGCTCGGCGTGGCTGTCGACGACCTCCCCGTCCCCGACCCTGCCGAAGACATGGGGATGTAG